The following proteins are encoded in a genomic region of Bacillus sp. FJAT-22090:
- the dnaJ gene encoding molecular chaperone DnaJ: protein MNKRDYYEVLGLSKSASQDEIKKAYRKLSKQYHPDINKEANAEEKFKEISEAYEVLSDDQKRAQYDQFGHAGPNQGFGGFGGGADGFGFEDIFSSFFGGGGSRRRDPNAPRKGNDLQYSMTIEFEEAVFGKETEIEISKEENCDTCSGTGAKPGTHPETCTHCNGAGQVNVTQDTPFGRIQTKRTCNHCHGTGKMIKDKCSTCHGKGTVNKRKKIKVTIPAGVDDGQQLRVSGQGEPGVNGGPAGDLYIVFRVKADPRFERDGDDIYYELPLTYAQAALGDEIEVPTVQGKVKLKIPTGTQSQTKFRLKGKGVKNVHGYGVGDQHVIVKVITPKKLTEKQKQLLREFAEISGDIPEEQGSSLFDKIKRTIKGE from the coding sequence ATGAATAAACGTGATTATTATGAAGTGCTTGGTTTATCAAAAAGTGCTTCACAAGATGAGATTAAAAAAGCATATCGTAAGCTTTCCAAACAATATCACCCTGATATTAATAAAGAAGCAAACGCAGAGGAAAAGTTTAAAGAGATTTCGGAAGCTTATGAAGTGTTAAGTGATGATCAAAAACGTGCGCAATATGATCAATTTGGTCATGCTGGTCCAAACCAAGGCTTTGGTGGTTTTGGTGGTGGAGCAGACGGTTTTGGCTTTGAAGATATTTTCAGTTCATTTTTTGGAGGGGGTGGCTCTCGCCGTCGTGATCCAAACGCTCCAAGAAAAGGAAATGACCTTCAATATTCTATGACCATCGAGTTTGAAGAAGCAGTTTTTGGTAAAGAAACAGAAATAGAAATTTCAAAAGAAGAAAATTGTGATACTTGCTCAGGTACTGGGGCAAAACCAGGAACACATCCAGAAACATGTACGCATTGTAATGGTGCAGGTCAAGTGAATGTGACCCAAGATACACCATTTGGCCGTATACAAACTAAACGCACATGTAATCACTGTCATGGAACTGGTAAGATGATTAAAGATAAATGTTCAACATGTCATGGAAAAGGTACTGTCAATAAACGCAAAAAAATTAAAGTCACAATTCCAGCCGGAGTTGATGATGGTCAACAACTTCGCGTAAGTGGTCAAGGGGAACCAGGTGTAAATGGTGGTCCTGCTGGAGACTTATATATTGTATTCCGTGTTAAAGCTGATCCTCGTTTCGAACGAGATGGCGATGATATTTATTATGAATTACCATTAACTTATGCCCAAGCAGCTTTAGGTGATGAAATTGAAGTGCCTACTGTACAAGGGAAAGTGAAATTAAAGATTCCGACAGGAACTCAATCACAAACGAAATTCCGTTTAAAAGGAAAAGGCGTGAAAAATGTTCATGGTTACGGAGTCGGAGATCAACACGTTATCGTTAAAGTAATCACTCCTAAAAAATTGACAGAAAAACAAAAACAACTACTTCGTGAATTTGCTGAGATTAGTGGGGACATTCCAGAAGAGCAAGGTAGTTCGTTATTTGATAAAATAAAAAGAACGATAAAAGGTGAATAA
- the prmA gene encoding 50S ribosomal protein L11 methyltransferase, which produces MKWSELSIHTTIEAVDAVSNILHEAGASGVVIEDSEELVREREDRFGEIYNLNPEDFPVDGVRVKAYLAETSFLLETVEEIKLAINNLQNFNIDIGHNIVTVQEVDEEDWATAWKKYYHPVKISNRFTIVPTWEDYERVSTDELIIELDPGMAFGTGTHPTTVMCLQALEKTVQPNSKVIDVGTGSGVLSIGAAKLGATSIHALDLDEVAVASAKENITINNVDHVVKVTHGNLLDSVNEQADIVVANILAEIIMTFTDDAFSIVKDGGLYITSGIISAKKEDVKNALQKSGFEIEEVMMMEDWVTIISKKPLL; this is translated from the coding sequence GTGAAATGGTCTGAACTATCTATTCATACGACAATTGAAGCAGTAGACGCTGTGAGTAATATTTTGCATGAAGCTGGTGCGAGTGGGGTAGTCATTGAAGACTCAGAGGAATTAGTTAGAGAAAGAGAAGATCGATTCGGTGAAATCTATAATTTAAATCCAGAAGATTTCCCTGTTGACGGGGTTCGTGTAAAAGCTTATTTAGCAGAGACTAGCTTTCTATTAGAAACGGTAGAAGAGATCAAGCTTGCGATTAATAACTTACAAAATTTTAATATCGATATTGGACACAATATTGTTACTGTGCAAGAAGTGGATGAGGAAGATTGGGCAACTGCTTGGAAAAAATACTATCATCCTGTAAAAATATCCAATCGATTTACAATCGTACCGACTTGGGAAGATTATGAACGAGTTAGTACAGATGAGTTAATAATTGAATTAGATCCAGGAATGGCTTTTGGAACAGGTACTCACCCTACAACAGTTATGTGCCTTCAAGCTTTAGAAAAAACTGTCCAACCGAATTCAAAAGTGATAGATGTAGGAACTGGGTCTGGGGTACTCTCAATTGGAGCAGCTAAACTTGGCGCAACATCTATACATGCACTTGATTTGGACGAAGTGGCTGTAGCTTCTGCAAAAGAAAATATCACAATTAATAATGTAGACCATGTGGTAAAGGTAACGCATGGTAATTTACTTGATAGTGTAAATGAGCAGGCAGATATTGTAGTTGCAAATATTTTAGCTGAAATTATTATGACGTTTACAGATGACGCCTTTTCTATTGTCAAAGATGGAGGCTTGTATATTACCTCAGGTATAATCTCTGCCAAAAAAGAAGATGTGAAAAATGCTTTGCAAAAATCTGGCTTTGAAATTGAAGAAGTGATGATGATGGAAGATTGGGTAACAATCATTTCAAAAAAACCGCTTCTATAA
- a CDS encoding 16S rRNA (uracil(1498)-N(3))-methyltransferase, with protein sequence MQRYFTDEPINDNNLITITGEDAHHMIQVMRMSPGDQVYVVAENFTYTMKIIEGTSKAVVLQIVDKQTSSNEMPIKVSIVCGLPKGDKLELISQKATELGMHTLYPYEAKRSIVKWDKQKNEKKLVRLQKIAKEAAEQSHRSRIPTIHSPINLNELLEIAQKYDVKFVADEEDAKHEQRQKFAEQLKKVYDKKSILIVFGPEGGLDRSEVKVLLENDFQPISLGPRILRTETAPLYALAAISYEYE encoded by the coding sequence ATGCAACGTTATTTTACGGATGAACCAATAAATGATAATAATTTGATTACAATAACCGGCGAGGATGCGCATCATATGATACAAGTGATGCGCATGTCACCCGGAGATCAAGTATATGTAGTCGCGGAAAACTTTACTTATACGATGAAAATCATAGAGGGGACTTCAAAGGCAGTCGTTTTGCAAATAGTCGATAAGCAAACTAGTTCAAACGAAATGCCTATTAAAGTTTCCATAGTATGTGGCTTACCTAAAGGTGATAAGTTAGAATTGATTTCTCAAAAAGCAACAGAACTTGGAATGCATACACTCTATCCATATGAAGCGAAAAGGTCAATTGTGAAATGGGACAAACAAAAAAACGAAAAGAAGCTCGTTCGTTTGCAAAAGATTGCGAAAGAAGCAGCTGAACAATCGCATCGTTCTAGAATACCAACTATACATAGCCCTATTAACTTAAATGAACTTTTAGAAATTGCCCAAAAATACGATGTGAAGTTTGTTGCAGATGAAGAAGATGCAAAACACGAGCAACGTCAAAAGTTTGCTGAGCAATTAAAAAAGGTGTATGATAAAAAATCGATACTTATTGTATTTGGTCCCGAAGGTGGATTAGATCGCTCTGAAGTAAAAGTCTTACTAGAAAATGATTTTCAACCAATTTCACTTGGACCAAGAATTTTAAGAACTGAAACTGCCCCGTTATATGCACTTGCTGCAATTTCCTATGAATATGAATGA
- the mtaB gene encoding tRNA (N(6)-L-threonylcarbamoyladenosine(37)-C(2))-methylthiotransferase MtaB — MSSVAFHTLGCKVNHYETEAIWQLFKENGYERTDFEKQSDVYVINTCTVTNTGDKKSRQVIRRAIRQNPDAVICVTGCYAQTSPAEIMAIPGVDIVVGTQERTKMLDYIEQYKSERTPINAVGNIMKNRVYEELDVPSFTDRTRASLKIQEGCNNFCTFCIIPWARGLMRSRNPEEVVHQAQQLVDAGYLEIVLTGIHTGGYGEDLKDYNLAQLLRDIENNVKGLKRLRISSIEASQLSDEVIDVLRDSKIVVRHLHIPIQSGSDTVLKRMRRKYTMEFFANRLDRLREALPDLAITSDVIVGFPGETEEEFMETYDFIRDQKFSELHVFPYSKRTGTPAARMEDQVEEEVKNERVHRLITLNDQLAVEYASRFEGEVLEIIPEEKYKLDSDSNLYEGYTDNYLKVVIPGSEDLIGKLVRVKITKAGYPYNEGQFVRVLDQIEELV; from the coding sequence ATGTCATCCGTAGCATTCCATACATTAGGCTGTAAAGTTAATCATTACGAAACAGAGGCTATATGGCAATTATTTAAAGAAAATGGTTATGAACGCACTGATTTTGAAAAACAATCAGATGTATATGTTATCAATACTTGTACAGTAACTAATACAGGCGATAAAAAAAGTCGTCAAGTAATACGTCGAGCAATTCGTCAAAATCCTGATGCTGTAATCTGTGTTACTGGTTGTTATGCACAAACTTCACCAGCAGAGATAATGGCAATTCCTGGTGTAGATATTGTAGTGGGAACACAAGAACGAACAAAAATGCTAGATTATATTGAACAATATAAGTCTGAACGAACTCCTATTAATGCAGTAGGAAACATAATGAAGAATCGAGTATATGAAGAGTTGGACGTCCCTTCATTCACAGATCGCACGCGTGCTTCCCTTAAAATACAGGAAGGCTGTAATAATTTTTGTACTTTTTGCATTATCCCATGGGCTCGTGGCCTCATGAGATCACGTAACCCAGAAGAAGTAGTTCACCAAGCTCAACAGCTAGTGGATGCAGGTTATTTAGAAATTGTATTAACAGGCATTCATACAGGTGGATATGGAGAAGATTTAAAAGATTATAATTTGGCACAGCTTTTAAGAGACATTGAAAATAATGTAAAAGGATTAAAACGTCTTCGTATTAGTTCAATCGAAGCAAGCCAATTATCGGATGAAGTAATTGATGTGTTGAGAGATTCAAAAATTGTTGTGAGACATTTGCATATCCCTATACAATCCGGTTCAGATACTGTTTTAAAAAGAATGCGTAGAAAATATACAATGGAGTTTTTCGCAAATCGTTTAGACCGATTAAGAGAGGCTTTACCTGATTTAGCTATTACTTCTGATGTAATTGTAGGTTTTCCAGGTGAAACAGAAGAAGAATTTATGGAAACATATGATTTTATTCGTGACCAAAAATTCTCTGAACTTCATGTTTTCCCGTATTCTAAGCGGACAGGTACACCTGCTGCAAGAATGGAAGATCAAGTAGAAGAAGAAGTGAAGAATGAGCGTGTGCATCGTTTAATTACATTAAATGATCAACTTGCAGTAGAATATGCTTCTCGATTTGAAGGTGAAGTATTAGAGATTATCCCAGAAGAAAAATATAAATTGGATTCAGATTCAAATTTGTATGAAGGTTATACAGATAATTATTTAAAAGTTGTCATTCCTGGATCTGAAGATTTGATTGGAAAATTAGTTCGTGTGAAAATTACAAAGGCTGGCTATCCTTATAACGAAGGACAATTTGTACGTGTGCTAGACCAAATAGAAGAGTTAGTATAA
- the deoC gene encoding deoxyribose-phosphate aldolase has translation MTQNIAALIDHTLLKQNATKEQIEKLCEEAKTYTFASVCVNPTWVELSAKLLQDSPVKVCTVIGFPLGASTTEVKAFETKNAIENGAEEIDMVINVGALKDADYDFIQKDIAAVVEAAKGKAIVKVILETCLLTNEEIVKASEISTAAGADFVKTSTGFSTGGATVEAVKLMRDTVGQDLGVKASGGVRSLEDLQAMVDAGASRIGASSGVEIMQGLTSNSDY, from the coding sequence ATGACACAAAATATTGCAGCATTAATTGATCATACATTATTAAAACAAAATGCTACAAAAGAACAGATTGAAAAATTATGTGAGGAAGCTAAAACATATACATTTGCATCAGTATGTGTAAATCCTACTTGGGTTGAACTAAGCGCAAAACTTTTACAGGATAGTCCAGTTAAAGTATGTACAGTGATTGGGTTTCCACTAGGTGCAAGCACTACTGAAGTGAAAGCATTTGAAACAAAAAATGCAATTGAGAATGGTGCAGAAGAAATAGATATGGTTATAAATGTAGGTGCATTAAAAGATGCAGACTATGACTTTATCCAAAAAGATATCGCTGCAGTGGTAGAAGCAGCTAAAGGAAAAGCAATTGTGAAAGTTATTTTAGAAACTTGCTTATTAACAAATGAAGAAATTGTAAAAGCAAGTGAAATATCTACAGCAGCTGGAGCAGACTTTGTAAAAACTTCTACCGGATTTTCAACTGGTGGAGCAACAGTTGAAGCTGTTAAACTTATGAGAGATACTGTTGGTCAAGACCTTGGTGTCAAGGCTTCTGGCGGTGTTCGTAGCCTAGAAGATTTACAAGCTATGGTGGATGCAGGTGCTTCTAGAATTGGAGCAAGTTCAGGAGTAGAAATTATGCAAGGTCTAACAAGTAATTCTGATTATTAA
- the rpsU gene encoding 30S ribosomal protein S21 — translation MSKTVVRKNESLEDALRRFKRTVSKSGTIQEVRKREFYEKPSVKRKKKSEAARKRKW, via the coding sequence ATGTCAAAAACTGTCGTTCGCAAAAACGAATCGCTTGAAGATGCTCTTCGCCGCTTCAAACGTACTGTATCTAAAAGTGGTACAATTCAAGAGGTAAGAAAGCGCGAGTTTTATGAGAAGCCAAGCGTGAAACGTAAAAAGAAATCAGAAGCTGCACGTAAACGTAAGTGGTAA
- a CDS encoding NfeD family protein, with amino-acid sequence MKLFRYITSICLLLLSFFMIVPSITADAPKVYKIPVYKEVEKGLYAFLKRSINDAEEAGADAIIFEINTPGGFVDSAEDIVNLLDSTSIRKIAYINSQALSAGAYLALHTDEIYMSPNGTMGAAAVIDGSGNAADVKARSAWKAKMINAANRTGKNPIYAQAMADESVDLPEFNAPKGELLTLTSADALKVKYSNGTVSSMEELLEVTKLADAQIIETEQTITETIARFITHPIIVPILLSIASLGLIVELYSPGFGVAGTMGLVSLTLFFFGHLVAGLAGYETIIIFVIGVILLIAEFFLPGGISGILGAAAIITSIILAGGNIVQMSISVLIALTVAIVGMVIIMKFFGKQLKVLNKVILSDATTTEQGYVSNVNRLELIGKVAVTMTPLRPAGTIRIGDERIDAVSDGSFVEKNKQVVIIKVEGSRIVVREISEGEEIE; translated from the coding sequence ATGAAATTGTTCCGATATATTACTTCAATTTGCTTATTGCTTTTATCATTTTTCATGATTGTTCCTTCTATTACTGCAGACGCTCCGAAAGTTTATAAAATTCCTGTATATAAAGAAGTTGAAAAAGGTTTATATGCTTTTTTAAAAAGATCCATTAATGATGCGGAAGAAGCAGGTGCAGATGCTATTATTTTTGAGATTAATACTCCTGGAGGATTTGTTGATTCTGCGGAAGATATTGTGAATTTACTTGACTCAACCTCTATTCGAAAAATAGCTTATATTAATTCACAAGCACTTTCAGCGGGAGCATATTTAGCACTACATACAGATGAAATATACATGTCTCCAAATGGGACGATGGGTGCGGCAGCTGTAATTGACGGCAGTGGAAATGCTGCAGATGTAAAAGCGAGAAGTGCATGGAAGGCTAAAATGATCAACGCAGCTAACCGAACAGGAAAAAATCCAATATATGCACAAGCGATGGCAGATGAAAGTGTTGACTTACCAGAGTTTAATGCTCCAAAAGGTGAATTGTTAACGCTTACCTCTGCAGATGCATTAAAAGTAAAGTACTCGAATGGAACAGTTAGTTCAATGGAAGAATTACTAGAAGTGACGAAACTAGCGGATGCACAGATTATTGAAACGGAGCAAACGATTACTGAAACAATTGCTAGGTTCATTACTCACCCAATTATAGTACCTATTCTTTTATCTATTGCAAGCTTAGGACTAATAGTAGAGTTGTATTCTCCTGGTTTCGGTGTTGCTGGAACGATGGGACTTGTATCATTAACACTTTTCTTTTTTGGACATTTAGTTGCAGGACTCGCTGGGTACGAAACGATTATCATTTTTGTTATTGGAGTAATCTTATTAATTGCTGAATTCTTTTTGCCCGGAGGAATTAGTGGTATATTAGGGGCAGCTGCTATTATTACTAGTATAATACTAGCAGGAGGCAATATTGTACAAATGAGTATATCTGTTTTAATTGCTTTAACAGTAGCTATAGTGGGAATGGTGATTATAATGAAGTTTTTTGGTAAACAATTAAAAGTATTAAATAAAGTAATTCTCTCGGATGCTACAACTACTGAACAAGGGTATGTTTCCAATGTAAATAGACTTGAGTTAATTGGTAAAGTAGCAGTAACAATGACTCCCCTTAGACCTGCCGGAACGATACGTATAGGTGATGAGCGAATAGATGCAGTTTCTGATGGAAGTTTTGTAGAAAAAAACAAACAAGTTGTTATTATTAAAGTAGAGGGTTCTCGTATAGTTGTACGAGAAATATCTGAAGGGGAGGAAATAGAATGA
- the floA gene encoding flotillin-like protein FloA (flotillin-like protein involved in membrane lipid rafts), whose product MISLIIVIVLAFIVLSVFFTFFPIALWISALAAGVKISIFTLVGMRLRRVIPSRIVNPLIKAHKAGLNVAINQLESHYLAGGNVDRVVNALIAAHRANIALTFERAAAIDLAGRDVLEAVQMSVNPKVIETPFIAGVAMNGIEVKAKARITVRANIDRLVGGAGEETIVARVGEGIISTIGSSTSHERVLENPDLISQTVLAKGLDSGTAFEILSIDIADVDIGKNIGAELQTEQAEADKKIAQAKAEERRAMAVASEQEMKAKVVEMRSKVVEAEAEVPLAMAEALREGNIGVMDYMNYKNIQADTTMRDSISKVGGEKTSTDELKD is encoded by the coding sequence ATGATTTCTTTAATAATTGTAATCGTTCTGGCATTCATAGTGCTGTCTGTATTTTTTACATTTTTTCCAATCGCATTATGGATTTCAGCACTTGCTGCTGGAGTTAAAATTAGCATATTTACATTAGTAGGTATGAGGTTACGTCGAGTTATACCTTCTCGTATCGTAAATCCGCTTATTAAAGCACATAAAGCAGGTTTGAATGTTGCGATAAACCAGTTAGAAAGTCACTATTTAGCTGGTGGTAATGTTGACCGTGTAGTTAACGCATTAATCGCTGCTCACCGAGCGAACATTGCTTTAACATTTGAACGAGCGGCTGCAATTGACTTAGCTGGCCGTGATGTTTTAGAAGCAGTACAAATGTCGGTAAATCCAAAAGTTATTGAAACTCCATTTATTGCAGGGGTTGCTATGAATGGTATCGAGGTAAAAGCAAAGGCTCGAATTACTGTGCGAGCAAACATTGACCGTTTAGTCGGGGGAGCTGGGGAAGAAACAATCGTAGCACGTGTAGGGGAAGGTATTATTAGTACGATCGGTTCCAGCACTAGTCATGAACGTGTTCTAGAAAACCCAGATTTAATTTCGCAAACGGTGTTAGCTAAAGGATTAGATTCAGGAACTGCATTTGAAATTCTATCGATCGATATCGCGGACGTTGATATAGGCAAAAACATCGGTGCTGAACTTCAAACAGAGCAAGCGGAAGCAGATAAGAAAATTGCACAAGCTAAAGCAGAAGAACGTCGTGCAATGGCTGTAGCTTCTGAACAAGAGATGAAAGCGAAAGTAGTTGAAATGCGCTCGAAAGTAGTTGAAGCAGAAGCAGAAGTACCACTTGCAATGGCTGAAGCTTTGCGCGAAGGTAATATTGGTGTGATGGACTATATGAACTATAAAAATATTCAAGCAGACACTACGATGAGAGATTCCATAAGTAAAGTCGGAGGAGAAAAAACTTCTACGGATGAGTTGAAAGACTAA
- a CDS encoding sporulation protein YqfD gives MQQLIQVRMPIKVDQHLLFQRLFSVNIVVYQVYSTEKYFYFSIRRKDLPVFRKVRRSLKLPVYLVDERKKGIIQPYAISIVGVIIFLLIPVILAQFIWTIQIESESPENNVLIYEELKEISIKERMLASKIPSEQEIRQKLLLKHKEYSWVHFTKSGSKLTVTPMLAPTQTERVIKDAPSIHLIAKRSGVVTDFELIKGVRAIEKNVSVKKGDILVNGFVTQGDKRIITSAEGKVFASYWIELEFELPKQVSIVKPSERKLVIQKKSEKKTTFWKEVVLPKPLQKYLEVGYVQLSEENKFLLDEQSMEKLIRPLLYQKIINELPADTQILEDKILQVTIQNDKVKGKVLFLINENIAIPQVIPQGDEA, from the coding sequence ATGCAGCAGCTAATTCAAGTAAGGATGCCGATTAAAGTAGATCAGCATCTATTATTTCAACGATTATTTTCAGTTAATATTGTCGTGTATCAGGTCTACAGTACAGAAAAGTACTTTTATTTTTCTATTCGAAGAAAGGACTTACCAGTTTTTCGTAAAGTAAGGAGGTCATTAAAGCTTCCTGTTTATTTAGTAGATGAAAGAAAAAAAGGAATCATTCAACCATATGCTATCTCAATAGTAGGCGTGATCATATTTTTATTGATTCCTGTTATACTTGCGCAATTCATTTGGACTATACAAATTGAATCTGAATCTCCAGAAAACAATGTACTGATTTATGAAGAATTAAAGGAAATAAGCATTAAAGAAAGAATGCTTGCTTCTAAAATACCATCGGAGCAAGAGATTAGGCAAAAACTATTACTAAAACATAAAGAATACTCTTGGGTGCATTTTACAAAATCAGGATCAAAATTAACTGTAACGCCGATGTTAGCACCAACTCAGACAGAGCGTGTTATTAAAGATGCTCCCTCTATCCATTTAATAGCAAAAAGAAGTGGTGTCGTAACTGATTTTGAGCTAATAAAAGGGGTAAGGGCAATAGAAAAAAATGTTAGTGTAAAAAAAGGAGACATTTTAGTTAATGGTTTTGTAACACAGGGAGATAAAAGAATTATTACTAGTGCAGAAGGTAAGGTATTTGCAAGTTATTGGATTGAGCTTGAATTTGAATTACCAAAACAAGTAAGTATCGTTAAACCCAGTGAGCGAAAGCTAGTAATACAAAAAAAGAGTGAGAAAAAAACGACCTTTTGGAAAGAGGTTGTTCTACCTAAACCTTTACAAAAATATTTGGAAGTAGGTTATGTGCAACTTTCGGAAGAAAATAAGTTTTTATTGGATGAACAATCGATGGAAAAATTAATACGCCCATTACTTTATCAAAAGATAATTAACGAGCTACCTGCCGATACTCAAATATTGGAGGATAAAATTTTACAGGTGACCATTCAAAATGATAAAGTAAAAGGGAAAGTATTATTTTTGATAAATGAAAATATTGCGATTCCACAAGTAATACCCCAAGGAGACGAAGCATGA
- a CDS encoding PhoH family protein, producing MSEITQLDLILKDPTEAVMLLGISDKNVKLIEEELKVQLITRGETIRIVGEEKNVDEAKKLMEQLLSVIHKGININLRDVSSAIEMSMNGTIEYFSGLYDEEIARNTKGKAIRAKTIGQREYIQGIRKFDLAFGIGPAGTGKTYLAVVMATQALKNAHVKKIILTRPAVEAGESLGFLPGDLKEKVDPYLRPLYDALHDVLGMEQTERLIERGTIEIAPLAYMRGRTLDDAFVILDEAQNTTKAQMKMFLTRLGFGSKMVITGDKTQIDLPRGAESGLIIAEKILSNVSGIHFQYLEQGDVVRHPLVAKIIQAYEEQQP from the coding sequence ATGAGCGAAATTACACAATTAGATCTTATTTTAAAAGACCCAACTGAAGCTGTAATGCTTCTAGGTATATCAGATAAAAATGTAAAGCTTATTGAAGAAGAACTGAAAGTACAATTGATTACTCGAGGGGAAACAATTCGTATTGTTGGTGAAGAAAAAAATGTAGATGAAGCAAAAAAGTTAATGGAGCAACTTTTATCAGTCATTCATAAAGGTATTAATATTAACTTGCGTGACGTTTCTTCTGCGATTGAAATGAGTATGAATGGAACTATTGAATATTTTTCTGGCTTGTATGATGAAGAAATCGCTAGAAATACAAAAGGAAAAGCAATTCGGGCAAAAACTATTGGTCAGCGAGAATATATACAAGGTATTCGAAAATTTGATTTGGCATTTGGAATTGGACCGGCAGGTACTGGTAAAACTTATTTGGCTGTTGTAATGGCTACACAAGCTTTAAAAAATGCGCACGTCAAAAAAATCATTTTAACACGTCCTGCAGTGGAAGCCGGTGAAAGTTTAGGATTTCTACCGGGAGATTTAAAAGAGAAGGTAGACCCTTATTTAAGACCGTTATACGATGCGTTACATGATGTTCTTGGAATGGAACAAACGGAACGTTTAATCGAGCGTGGAACGATTGAAATAGCGCCTCTTGCATATATGAGAGGAAGAACCCTTGATGATGCATTTGTGATTCTAGATGAAGCTCAAAATACAACTAAAGCGCAAATGAAAATGTTTTTAACACGCCTTGGATTTGGTTCTAAAATGGTTATCACTGGAGACAAAACCCAAATTGATTTACCTAGAGGGGCAGAATCAGGATTGATCATTGCAGAGAAAATTTTAAGTAATGTTTCAGGTATTCATTTTCAGTATTTGGAACAAGGGGATGTCGTCCGTCATCCATTAGTTGCAAAAATAATACAAGCATACGAAGAACAGCAGCCATAA